The DNA sequence CCACCCTGTCCCCTTCATTCCCTTCAGCCATCATGACAGCAACTTGTTTCTCGAAGGGTGTTCCTCAGACCGGGCACCTGGTTGGTTGGCAATGAGCGGTCCCCGGCTGCCGCCCCAGAGCCACTGAAGCAAGagctgcattttaacaagacccccAGGTGTGGGGGTGCCCACCCAAGTTGGAGAAATCTGCTCTACTGCATGCCCTGGAACTAGTCAcgacttctctgggcctcttccTCCCCTGCAGGTGAAGGTGATGTCAGTAACGACTGTCCAGACTAGGCATAAACCGAACAGAGCAAGAAAATCCATTATGCATAAGAAGAAGGGGATGGCATATTCCAGAACCAAATTGAAATGAATGCACTGAGGGCTTTCTGCCGGTCTCTGGGCCACAGCTCTGTGGATCACCGGAAGCATATGGAATCCAAGAGTGGGGCAGGGGACAGGCGTTGGGGTCTCCTCCATCCTGTGTTGggtttaaaaatagagctaaggGAGCATTATGCATCTGGACGGGTAAAATACTTTCTCCTGGTTCTCTTTATTACGGGTCTGTGCAGGGGAGGTCAGGAATCACGCCCCATCCTGGGTTTACAGGACCTTTCCCTAATAAAGCTGAGGGCCGGGAGGCCGCGCATTCCAGGGGACGTAATTAAAACCACCAAGGGTTATTTGGAATAACAGACCCGTTAGTCGGAAGCACTTGCCATGCTAATTCAAACAAGGTGATTACAGGCGATTAGCGAACCTAATGCCTTCAGTTTAAAACCAGCCAGGGGAGGGATGAGCCAATGGCCTCTGCTACTTCctgtgggtggtgggaggggacTGACCTGGGACTGAGATTTCATAAGGTCTGTGCTAAGTGGGGCTCCTGGGCCCCCCACCTGGGTAAGATGCTCTCCCAGTGCAAACTCCTTCCCTGCAGTGCAGAAGGCAGACCTctcctggggagaggcagaaatgaCCCCCTCCAGGTCTCCTGGGGACCATTCTGGGCACACCCCACAAGAGCTGACCCTGCCTACCTCTTCAGCCACATCCTCTGTGGCCTCTTGAGGCCTTTTGTGGTCTCTTTATCCTCCAAAGGGAATGTTTATGAATGCACCCATGCATACCTAATCACATTTTACtaagcacttattatgtgctGAGCACTGTCCCAATGTGTTGATACACATTGCCTCTATTTAATTCAACACCGGCCCCGCTGTtgtccccatttgacagatgtgaagtgggaggcacagagggaaatCCACGCCATGCTGCTGGAAAGTGGTCAGGAGGGGCCTTCGCCCCCAATTCACGTGACTCTCAAGGGTCCCCATGAGCTCACTGAATGCTTACAGTAAGTGCACGAGGTGGGGGCTGTAATGACTGCCACTCTGTCTTGCAGCTGAGGGGACCGAAGCTCAGAGAACCAAGTGACCAGCAAAAGACCATGAGCTGGTGTGGTGAGTGGCTGAGCTGGGGTATGACCCTGATGTTGCTGCTTGCAAACCCCCTGCGTTGAATCCTTTCACTGTAGCGCTCGGGCACGGGCGCAGAATGGTGGCCAAGCCTGGAAGGGGAGGAGGCCAACAGGGAGACTCATCAGGGAAGGGCATCCGAGTCAGAGGGAACTGAAGAGACACGCGAAATAGGGTGCTTTCAGCTGCTGGTGTCGGAAACCCCCAAATCGACCGGCTTAAACTTACTTAATACGAAAtattggagcacctggctggctccgtccacagagcacgtgactcttgatctcggggttgtgagttcgattcccatgttgggtgtagagattacttacaaataaaatcttaaaaaaagagaaatatttattattaccaGCAACAAGAAGTACTGAGGACTGGATAATTGAGAGCTCCACAGCATCAAGAACACTggtcacccctccccacctccatccatcTGATATTACTGGGTGCCgcctacatgccaggcactgtccgcAGCCCTGGGGTGACGGTGGGGGAGAAAACAAAGTCCTTGCCTTCTtggagcttctgtccctgtgtgAGACTGATGGTAAACACAcgcacacaaccacacacacacacaatgtatatattgtattttatattatatattatattatattatatttattatatataatgcgtctatataatatacatatacatattatatataactatacatacagtgtatatgtattatacaccCAACATAGcatgtatattatatgtacacattgtatgtgtatatgtaaaatatttatataaatgtatttatataacaaaaatatatttatataagtaatataaaatttatatagtataaatttaatataatatataatataatataaatataacatgaTATCGAGTAAgagctattaaaaaacaaacaaacaagagaatAGAGTCACGGGGGGAGAGAAGTCAGGGTCGTCCTTCTAAGGAGCTGGCATTTGAGCGGAGACCTGAATGTAGTGGAGGAATGACCTGGGTGAGATCTGGGGGAAGCGTTCCTGGTGGAGGGAGCTGTGTGTGCAAATGCCCTGAGGTCGTGTAGTGCTTGCAGTAGAGTGAGTGAGACCTTTTTGTTGTGCACCTTCCACGTGAGTCTCCTCATGGGGTCAAAGTGACCATGGCGATTCCAGGCACTATAGGCAGATCGGACACCGGCCAGTGAATAAGAGGGGTGTCTCTTCCCTGTTTGTCACTGTCTTGTGGATCTTTGACAAAATCATCCCTGGGACTTCCCTGGGGATTTTTCCTCGATCTTTTTGGCCAAAGACACAGGCCCATGTGTGACCCCATCCTGACAGGGGAATGGAGGATTGCAGTGCTTGGCTTAGACCAGTGAGGATACGTCCTCGGAACTGGAGATGGGGCCATGCTTCTTTGAGTTGTAGGAGGGACAGATAGATATCCCTCTAATAAAATGAGGTCCtgccaggaagaaggaagagggacatAAGTAGAAAGGATGTGTACAACTGTGGGCCATGACTTTAAATAGAAGGAGCGGTCCTTCCCTTCACTGGGTGGAATGTGGGCTTGCTGGTGGTAAACAAGTCTTAACCATGAGGACAAGGGCTGTTGGCTCCAGATGGCAGAGCAATGAGACAGAAGGAGACCAGAAATCATCAGATCAGCCCAGAATGCTTGCAATTAGATGgtggacagagagaaaggcacaGGGCATCTGATTCAGTCCCCAGACTAAGTCCTCTTTACAAATCAGGGCTCATGTCAGGCTTTACTAGAGAAATAGCtttgctgcttaaaaaaaaactttgaccATGCCTGATGTAGTCCCACCTCCTCATCTGACAAACCGAACACTGGGATCCAGcaaggggaagtgacttgcccaggatcacacagtcAGCTGGTGTCAGAGCCGGGACTAAACTCAGACCCTGCCCAATAGGAGTGGGTACCAGATTCCTGGATCTTTCCAATCAAGGACACTCCCTACTGGGATCTTGAGACTGTGCTATGGAGCGAACTTGGTTGATTCCCAGGCTGCTGGAGGGACAGCCTTGTGGTTCCCAGGCATTACTTTCTCATTCGGTCATGCCAGGTTTTACGTCCATCCTCCATGTTGACACCTGAGCCAGGGTGTAGACTGGGGCAGGGAAGTGGCTGAACCTGGTTTTGTTAGCAGGTCTCAAGATATGGAGGGGGTGTGTGTTACTGATTAGAATGCACATTCCTAGGTCCTATCCtgaaagattctgattcagtgggtttgaggtggggcccaggaatcggCCTCAAAATTAAAGCCTTCCTGGGGGTCTGTGCTGCAAGTTGCCCCCAGGCTACACCCCAAGAAACACTGGTCCAAGGGACTCCAGAGGAAAGTtctctttatttgcaaaaacaatcCCACGACCAAAGCTGAGGCTTGAGACTGCTTTTCCCCATGCTGATCCTTTTATTATAGCTGCAGATCAGACTTGCTatctggggaggaaggaggctggggtTGCTCTATTTGAATTCAAACTGTGACAATAACTGGGGATCCACTCTTTCCTGAGAAGGTTTTGAAGGGAGCTTAAGAGCTCATTGGTTAGCCAGGCATCAGGAGTGAAGGATCTAGCTCCTGCCATATGGGTCTCTTTCCTGCATCCCGTTCCCCCAGGTTGCAGTGGGCAGGCCCGGGGGATTGCACCCCTTTCTTCCTGGGCTAGCTCTCTTCTTCATCTCCAGACCCATGGGTCCAGGGTCTCTACCTCAATAATGGACCTTCGAAAAATCTCCCTGCTCTCTATAGAAGCTCCGAACTGAAACACTCAACAAAACCCCCATCTTTGGACAAAATTCATAGTCAGAGAAGTAAAAAACAAGTATGTTGGCATCTTGAAAATGACGATTGCATAGTTGCATTTCAAAGAACATTTCCCCTCTTGGCTAAGAAGTTTGAAAAGGTGACAACGTCCCATGGGCTAGTGTCTTCACCCTGCTGCATTGCGACGAGCACCTATGGCTGGATGGCCACCATGGAGCAGATCATGGAAGGCCAGGCACTTCGGGACAACTCGACAGTGGGCTATACGATGGCCACAAAGCTCCTGGAGGTCGATCCTGACCACCCCGTGGTGGAGAGGCCACGGCAGAAGGTGGAGGCAGACGGGAACGACAAGGCTGTCAAGGACCTGTTGGTGCCACGGTTTGAAAGGGCGCTGCTCTCCTCTGGCTTCTCACCCGAGGATGTCCAGACTCACTCCAACCGCATTTGCCGCCTGATCAAGCTAGGCTGGGCACAGACGAAGATGAAGTGACAGCAGAGGAACCCGGCGGTGCTAATCTGACGAGACCCACCCCCTCGAGGGTGGGTAGGATGCCCCTCGAACGGATGAAGTAGGTTAGTTTCTACCTGCGGAACTTGGGCCCTCTGTATGGTGTCCCCATggctcccctgcagcccctgaGTGGCCCCAGTTCAACTCGTACCCTCTGCGGGTGTCTAGTGGGgtttttcctcctgtttctgaCTGAGGCAGGATACAAGAGCCTCAAGccctctcccttcccatattTCACAAGGGGTGTGGATGTGTATTGTGgggtttttggtttattttgttctgaAATTAAAGTATGCAAAAGATGATACAGTtttatacaaacaaacaaacaaacacacaaaaaacacccCCCCaaaccgaaaccgaaaccgaaaccaaaaccaaaaccaaaaccaaaagaacaTTTCCCTGAAAGCAGCCAGGTCCTGAAATTCTTTGCCTTTGGCTTAGATTTCCCAAGGTCTGGGTTTCAGAAGCTCACGTAGCCACTGCCCTGCTTACTTGTAATCAGGAATTCCAGGGGTCATTGGCTTCAGGCATGGCCGGATCCAGGGATTCTATGTCtatctcccctccacctcctgaCCCTGTTTTCCTCTGTGTGGCTTCATTCTCATGCAGGCTTTCTCCCTGTGGCAGAAAATATACCTTCTGGAAGCCTGAGGCATGCACGTGCTGACCGCTTGGGATCCTAAGGAGATACCCTGTATGGATTTCTTCCAGTGTGCATATACCAAACTCGCTAAAGGACTCTGATTTGCCCTGTGAAGGCCCAATGCTTGGACCAATCACTGTGGACTGGAGGGTGGGGTTCCATGGTCTGTAAGTGTGGATCCTGTGCCCGTCTCTGCCATCTAGGGAGAGGTAGGGCACTGAGATCATTCCCAATGAGCTGTGGAATTGGGGTGAGGATGCCCTAATAAACAGAGGGCCCCTGCAGATTAATAAGAGCTGCCCACCCAGGAAATGATTTGCCTGGTGTCACTCTAGTGTTAAAAAGCAAAGTCTGATTCAATCTAGTGGTCCACCGATGGTacagtgctcatcccatcatgTCACTGGCCTGTAGCAGATGGGAGCCTCCCCTTGGGGCTAAAGTGTCCGTGGATGATGAATAAAATGGTTAGGGTGAAAGTGGTCAAGGTCTTGACCAGGATCTCAGGCAGCCACGATGTAATGGGCCCACCATGTCACTGATGGAATTGCACCATTTACTCTGTATTtggactctgccacttacttgtAATTGTGACATGTAGCTAACCTCTCCGaccctcagtttctcatctgtaaaggggGATACTTTGCTCAGCAAAGGCTGGCTTGGCAtaagggtggggggacagaggtcACAGATATGCCCTGGCACTTGGAGTGGACTTGGCAGGAGATGGAGCCTCCACAGTGGCCTACTACCTGTGGGGTCAGGGACGGTTTGTGagattcagcaaataaaaatatgggacaccccattaaatctgaatttcagaaaattaacaaataattttttttttagtatgagtATGTCTCATACAATACCTGGGTTATTTTTATGCTAAAAATTTAtttgtctgaaattcaaatttcctgtattttatctgggaACATTCTTTTAAGGGCAGGTATGTCTGAAGATCTCATTGGTTTAGGTCAATGAACCTGATCTCAGGGCTGCAGCTTATTTGGGGCTCTAGTTATACCAGcaggaatttgtctttctctctctcggcTCTGCTTTCTTCGGTTTGGCTTCATTCCCAAATGGCAGGAAGGTGACCACCAACAGCTCCAGCCTCTCTTTCCCACAGCTTGGCAAACCCAATGGGAAAAGCATGCCTCCTTCTCTTATTTCCAGCAAAAGTTTCAGGGCTGACTCTCATTGGCCCCAATTGAGTCACATGTCCTTCCCTGAACCAATCACGGTGGCCTGGGAAGATGAAGTCTCCTGATTGGCCAGGCCCGGGTCATGTGCCCACACCAGCGCGAATGATAACTGTTCAGCTTACTCCACATAGACTGAAAGTTGAGGAGTTCCCTGAAGGAAAACTGGGGTGTTGTCCACACAAGAGGAAATAGAACAGGGCCGCTGAAAACAGCAGGTGCCCACCGTGGGGCACCCGCTTCCTTCCGACTGAAGCCTTGTCTTTAGGACTATGGGGCAGACTCCGCTAAGCCCGCGCAGCCCCCTGGTTCAGTGCAAGCCTGCCTTCTTGCTGCTTCTGGAGAGGTCTGGAGGTTACCAGGATGAATCCCAGCTCGGTGTGACCTAGAGCcgctctgtgactcagtttcttcatttataaatcaCGAACAAACAGCAGCAACCTTATCAATGATATGATGTGAGTGGagagctgggccctgggctgaCAGGTGGCCAGCACTCCCTACGAGGCAGTTCTTACCTTCTGGAAGTTGTTACTCCAGGTGAGATCCTTTTAAGGGAGAAGAGGCAAAGCTTTGGTCTCTGGATTGTAGGGAGGCACTGTCTTTCGGTATTTGGGTGGGTGAAATGTTCGAATGGCCCTAGCCCACCTGGTGTACCTACCCTTGAGCCTCTTTATGGGGGGGGTGGTTAAGCAGGTCCCTCAGAGGGCTTGAATGTGTGGACTTCCAGCCCCCGTGGTGAGTCATGTGTCAAAGTCGTGCCGAGAGACACGTGGACCGCAGTGGCTCAGGAGGCCTCATGTAAGTGGTCTCCTCTGGGATCCATAACGTCCTTGGCTGATACTTGCAGACTGACCTACAGAGGGGACCCATGTGGGTTTTCTGAGCAGCCAAAAGAGCCCTGAAGTTATCCATTTGCAGTCTACCCCAAGCTTGAACTGCCTTACCATGGCTGTGTGCCTTAAGTTTTAgactttcattcttttcatgatATAAATATTCCTGGGAGGGGTTCAACTTTATGCAGTTCATAACTGTTGACACCTCTTTGTGAATGAAGGAGCTGAGAACAGATTTATAAGGGGAacgaaagaggaagggaagggcgGGTATTGGGTAGGAAAGGAGGTGGGTTCAGGCCCCACCAGTGGGGAGAATCATTAGCACAGGGAGGCTGCGGCTGCCTCCTCCAGCGGGCACTGCCCTGGAGCTCGGGCTCCGCACACTGTCCTGCTGTTCCCTGTTCCCTAGGACTGTGCTGAAGTGGACAGCGCACATGGCGAGGAGAAGGTGGGCTTTGGAAACATTCAGAACAAGGTGAGAATCCTGACTTTGCCTCTTAAATACAATGTTTGGCCTCGGGCAAGTGGCTTGACCTCTTAGAACCTAGGTTTCTCCTCTGTTAAATGGTGAGCTTCTGTCCCCTCGATAGAGTTAGCATCGGAATTTGTTAATTATAGTTCAAGACCATTAGGCCTACCAGCTTAGACTTTCCCAGAAGCATTTGGATTACTCTAGATATTTCCATGTTCTCATGGAACCCCACCTGAGGGCGTCCCCCACCATTCCTGGGCCCCAGCCTGGACTTCAGAGACAGAACCAGGCAGTGAATCAGACTGTTGTGGAGAGGCTTATGGGGTTGGGTCCTGGCCTAGACTTCACCACAAGGCCCCCCAGATCAGGAGGCATCTTTACCTCCAGCACCCCCCACCTCAGCCCAAGTGCCACCATTTGCCTGTCAAGGAACTTGGGTCCACGTAGTGCTTCGACTACAGCAGCTTGTTCTTCATTAAAGAATCTTAAttgactgaagaagaaaaaaatctgagctcTTCCTTAAGAAGCTCATAATTTAATAGGTGAAATGTCAGGGAAAATCAATGCCAGGCTGTTTCCTGGCGGCCTCATTATGCCGTCCATTAAACaacttttatgttttgtttatagTTGCTCGTTTCCCCCCCTCTTATTCCACcccctgccttttaaaaaaatttatgatgTTAAAAAGGGACATGGGCTGAGAAACCGGGTTACAAGAAACCTACTGGCTGTCCCTGGCAGGGCTGGGAAAATCTGGCCACCGCAGAAGAGAGATGTTCCCAGGAGCGGCCTGTGTTGAGGGCCAGGCCCAACAGGGTGGGCGCAGGGTCAGCACATTCTGAACAATTTGCAGATTTGGGGGGGTTTTCTGAGGTAGAAAGTTCTTCATTTATTGGGTGATGGTCAGGGAGGCCCTGGAGGGCTCCAAAGGAACAGAAGAGCAAGTGACCCTTGcaactttcctttttcccttgagaaGAGAAACTCCAGGCTCCATTGTCTGGGAGGACCTGGTGGGTCAAGAGAGGCGCCCGCCAGGTGTGGTACCATTTATGGTCCTGTAAACTAGCAGCTCCACACGCAAAGGAAAATCTCAGGAAGAGAGGCCTCTGGCACGATCAGCTGGGTCAAGCTTGTTCCTGGCCATGCTCTGGCCACCAGTGTGACCGCTTGGGGGGACATCCTGATGTGAGAAATGACCCAGGTTGAAGATGAAGCTCTCCCCAACGTGGGAGTCTGGGGCCTCTGTCAAGACGGTAGGCAGAGGTCAATCTCTCTGGAGCTTCTCGATGATGCGTGTGTGCCCCCTACCCCAGCTTCTGCCAATTCATCAGGGTCCAGACCAGCTCCTGCCAGCCTATTGGAGGAGAAGAGGTATCCTttccagagagggaggaaggtctCTCAGTCTAGTATAGGTTCCCCAGGAGCTGACCCAGAGACAAGGAACCCAGTACCAGTGGTTTATGTGGGAGCCGATCCCAGGAAACGCCAGTGGAGGAGCGGGAGGcaagacaggagaaggaagggcttCGGTCAAGGGCAAATTAGCAAGTGGATTACCACTGTGGTGACCGGGGCTTCAGCATGGAACAGAACCTGCCCCAGGGAAGGACGGATATTCTGGAGTCCTTCTCTCTTCACTCCAGGCCCAAGGAtatggggatgggggggtgggggaatgcggCCCCTGTCCCCTAGGAGGTCCCTGCCCGTGGAGAACCAGAAGAGGGCGGTTTTATGTTGGGGGCTGGTGTAGCTGCTGTGAGCGCACAGGGCTGGAGGTCCCCCTCGCTGTGCTCCTTACCTGCATGGCAGCCCGGACTTCAGCCCTCGGGCCCCCTGCTTCCTCGACTTGTAGAGTGGAAGTCATCATTCCTCCCCCTGGCCTGGGCCACGGCTGTAGAGGGGGTCTGGTGTAGTGGTTAGCTCCTCgtatggactgaattatgtctcttgctctccaaattcatatgctgaagccctgcCCCCCCCAATGTGATTGACTTTGGAGATAGGACCTTAAGGTTCAATGAGATCATAAGGGTTGGGCACTCAGCCAATAGGATTGGTGGCCttttgagaaaaggaagagacgctagagatgtctctctctgtctctcccctctgtgcacacacacagaggaaaggccatgcgGGGACAGAGTGAGAAGGTGGGCGTCTGCAAGCCAACGAGAGAGGCCTCCCCACAAACCAATCTTGCCGGCatctggatctcagactcccagcacCCCCAGCTGGGAGAAAGTGAATTTCTGCTGTGTAAGCCCCCAGCCTGTGGTTTTTTTCTGAGGGCACCCGGAGCTGGCGAAGACACTCCTGGGCCTGGAAACCAGACGTCAGGGGTTTGAATCCTACCACTGTTTGCAGGTAAGTTGCGGGACATTGGGAAGGTTTTCCTTattctcaatttccttatctggaaaatggggagaatCATGGTAGCCGTCCCACCAGGAGGTTGTCCCAACACAACTCAGTGGCTGGAAGCGAGCAGCTCGAACTGTGGGTGGCTCTGGCCATCTGGTGGGGTCCTCGCGTGCTCGTTTGTCAGCTGCCCACGAGCTGGTCTGGGTCGGCCTCGGCTGCCCTCACGGACGTCACCACGGGCCCACATGCATGCAGATGAGGCCCACGCCACCCCGCACACCGCGTGTGCAAGGTGAGGCCTCCTGCCCTCCAGCAGGCTGGCTGGGCTTCTGCACCCGGCAGCAGCTGACGTCCTCTGGAGCAAGTGGGAGCTACCAGGCCTCCCAATGCCTAGGCCTGGACTGGCACTAAGTGGCTTCCAtcacattctattggtcaaagccGGAGTcccaggccagcccagattcaaggggagatGAAATAGACTCCCCTTTGCATGGGAGTTGCCAGAAAGTCACTGCAAAGGGTGGAGATTGATGGAGGCCATTAACTGAGGCCACAAATCCCATCACTCCACTCCTAGGGTGTTTGGGGGAGGAAATGGGGTGCTCAGGGCTGTGGCTGAAATGAGGCTCTCCTCCAGTCTTTGTGAATGAGCCAGGAATCTTCCAGATGCCCTGAGGTCATGAGTCAGAACCCGGTTATTTCAAAGGCACAGCTTCTGCTCACTCAAACCTTCCGCTAAGAGGGCGAACACGGGTGCaccgctctctctctgtctcttacacacacatacacacttaacTATTGgtaggcagacacacacacatgagctGCTCATGCATAAACGTGCTCGCACACATCTGGACGCACAAGCTGGAGCAGCAGACACACCTCCCTTGCACACGGGCGCGGATCCACGTGTGGCCCGCCAGGGCCCAGCGGTTCTTGTTGTCTCAGCTTCTACTCTGCACTCAGCCACGTGTCCTCTGGGCTTTTGGCAAGGCCTCTTTGGAGGGTCGAGGAGAGGGCAGGTGGGGTTCGTGGCAGGCATGATGAATGTCCTTGTGTGGCCCCAGGGCCTGCCTGAGAGACAGTAGGACCAGGTTGGCATTAGTGCTCACGCGGCAGGTCATAGGACCCCTTCTAGGTCCAAGGCAGGTGGTGAGTGAGTCCTCGCAGGAGAGGTGATCCTCCCCAGCTCTGGGCCCAGGACCTGAGGACCCAATGCTCCCTCCAGCAGCTCCCCAACACAGTAGATGGCAACTCCCTAGACCCGACCCCCCCCCCAGAAGCTCATTAGCAGGTCTTTTTGAAGTGACAGTCACGGTGAAAGCCCCCACCATTTTGTATGTCACATGGCCTGTATTGCAGCGTCTTGGCCATAGGTCCCAGCTGCTGTGGCCCAGGGTAGAAATGGGGGAGGCGGCAGGCTTCTGAGGTTCAGTCCCCCACCTCGGGGAGGGCCTGGCAAATAGCCACACATGTCCTCCGTAGGTCGTGATGATGGCTTTTGAAGGGTTTACCAGTTTCTGGGTTTCTGCATCTTCGAGGTGACTCTGTCCCAGAATCCAGCCCCTCTGGGTTTGagatgtgctgggggcagagcatGAGGTGCTCCAGGAGGCTGAGAAGTaaatgtggggaaactgaggcccagtaaAGTTAAGTGACCTACCCAAAGTCATGGAGCTAGGAAGTGGAGTTCAGTCCCAGGGCTTTTCTCATTCTGGAACCCAGGTCGTTATTctcagggatcagcaaactttttttggTAAAGGGCCAAGTAGTTAATATTTCTTAGCTTTGTAGGCCATCAGAGCTTTGTCCCAACTACTCTTTCTTTGGTTGTAGCCTgaaagtagccatagacaatacataataGAGTGGACATgactatgttccaataaaactttatttacaaaaataagcagCAGGTGGGCTTTGGCCCATACTTTGCCACTCCCTGGAGGTAGCTTGCCCACACAGCATCACCCCCATCAACAACAATACCAAGAACAAGAACACAAAGATAATTCCAGGCTGTCTCACATACCTGCCCACCATATCCACAGCTGCCAATCCCTGCTTTCTCCCCATGGACCTGAAGAGTTCCTTCTTTGAGGAGTATAGACCCAGTC is a window from the Ursus arctos isolate Adak ecotype North America unplaced genomic scaffold, UrsArc2.0 scaffold_23, whole genome shotgun sequence genome containing:
- the LOC113264920 gene encoding LOW QUALITY PROTEIN: putative heat shock protein HSP 90-beta-3 (The sequence of the model RefSeq protein was modified relative to this genomic sequence to represent the inferred CDS: inserted 1 base in 1 codon), which codes for MLLESGQEGPSPPIHVTLKGPHELTECLQSSELKHSTKPPSLDKIHSQRSKKQVCWHLENDDCIVAFQRTFPLLAKKFEKVTTSHGLVSSPCCIATSTYGWMATMEQIMEGQALRDNSTVGYTMATKLLEVDPDHPVVERPRQKVEADGNDKAVKDLLVPRFERALLSSGFSPEDVQTHSNRICRLIKLGXGTDEDEVTAEEPGGANLTRPTPSRDCAEVDSAHGEEKVGFGNIQNKS